The following proteins come from a genomic window of Myroides odoratus DSM 2801:
- the ftsA gene encoding cell division protein FtsA codes for MEKENIAVGLDIGTTKIVAMIGKKNEYGKLEILGLGKAKSLGVKRGVVNNITQTIQSIQHAVADAETQAGYKIKNVVVGIAGQHIRSIQHSDYISRPNPDEVIGDKDIEQLINQVQKLSMLPGEEIIHVLPQEFKIDGEPGIKEPVGMYGSRLEATFHVVVGQAALIKNAGRCIKDAGLELAGITLEPLASAEAVLSQEEKEAGVALIDIGGGTTDLAIFKDGIIRHTAVVPFGGNVITEDIKEGCSIIERQAEILKVKFGSAWPGENKDNEIVSIPGLRGKEPKEISLKNLSKIINARVEEIIQLVFSEIKSYGYENPQKKLIAGIVLTGGGSELKHIKQLVEYITGIDTRIGYPNEHLAGDSSLEVSSPLYATGVGLVMESEKHRKRGAVSVEELKAVETKVESKPEERKVVYPSPVEEEVVNTQKEPVERVIQPRVETISQPKEEQKEGQPSTSTADRFESSFIGNFFRKIKEFIEKQE; via the coding sequence ATGGAAAAAGAAAATATAGCTGTTGGTTTAGACATTGGGACAACGAAGATTGTTGCAATGATTGGTAAAAAAAATGAATACGGGAAGCTCGAAATCTTAGGTTTAGGAAAAGCAAAGAGTTTGGGTGTGAAAAGAGGAGTGGTGAATAATATTACACAAACCATTCAATCGATTCAACATGCGGTGGCTGATGCAGAAACTCAAGCAGGTTATAAGATTAAAAATGTTGTAGTGGGTATTGCTGGTCAACACATCAGAAGTATTCAACACAGTGATTATATTAGTCGTCCAAATCCTGATGAGGTAATTGGAGATAAAGATATTGAACAGTTGATTAATCAGGTGCAGAAATTGAGTATGTTGCCAGGAGAAGAGATTATTCATGTTTTACCACAAGAATTTAAAATAGATGGAGAACCGGGAATTAAAGAACCGGTAGGAATGTACGGTAGTCGATTAGAAGCTACGTTTCACGTAGTTGTTGGTCAGGCAGCTTTGATTAAGAACGCAGGACGTTGTATCAAAGATGCGGGCCTTGAATTAGCAGGGATTACCTTAGAACCATTAGCATCTGCAGAAGCAGTACTGAGCCAAGAAGAGAAAGAAGCAGGAGTTGCTTTGATTGATATAGGTGGAGGGACGACGGATTTAGCTATTTTTAAAGATGGTATTATCCGACATACTGCTGTAGTGCCTTTTGGAGGAAACGTAATTACAGAAGATATCAAAGAAGGATGTTCGATTATTGAGCGTCAAGCAGAGATTCTAAAAGTAAAATTCGGTTCTGCATGGCCAGGAGAAAATAAGGACAATGAAATTGTCTCTATTCCAGGTTTACGAGGAAAAGAACCCAAAGAAATTTCTTTAAAAAATCTTTCGAAGATTATAAATGCTCGTGTAGAAGAAATTATTCAATTGGTTTTTTCAGAGATTAAGAGTTATGGATATGAAAATCCACAGAAAAAATTAATCGCAGGAATTGTTTTAACAGGAGGAGGTTCAGAACTCAAACACATTAAACAATTAGTCGAATATATTACAGGTATTGATACCCGTATTGGATATCCAAATGAGCATTTAGCTGGAGATTCAAGTTTAGAAGTTTCAAGTCCATTATATGCAACGGGAGTTGGATTGGTGATGGAAAGTGAAAAACACCGCAAAAGAGGTGCTGTTTCAGTAGAAGAATTAAAAGCTGTTGAAACTAAAGTTGAATCAAAACCAGAAGAAAGAAAGGTCGTGTATCCTTCTCCTGTAGAAGAAGAAGTGGTAAACACGCAAAAAGAGCCTGTTGAGCGCGTTATTCAACCTCGTGTTGAAACGATCTCACAACCTAAGGAAGAACAAAAAGAAGGACAGCCAAGTACAAGTACAGCCGATCGCTTCGAAAGTAGTTTCATAGGGAACTTTTTTAGAAAAATTAAAGAATTTATTGAAAAGCAAGAATAA
- a CDS encoding fimbrial biogenesis chaperone, translating to MRKLFYLVFLLSSIVSFAQAGLSISPGKMYFRNTAGTVATQKVRIANPNDKAVEVGVSLGDWNYDTNGSNHIAEANTLRNSASSWIQVLPNSYFVIEPNEIKEVEVILNVPQQLDAGTPVHTAMIFFTQLNPGNAVDENGAAIKVTVRMGLKVYHANQNNTESVEITNLEPNKTTDGQRAIDVSFQNNGLLWSDGKITATIFDQQTGEKQALNTLDFYSLPDDSRKQSFPLPQDLKPGTYTFIVQLTYGKDNTVKVAELDFTL from the coding sequence ATGAGAAAATTATTTTATCTAGTCTTTCTTTTGAGTTCAATTGTTTCATTTGCACAAGCGGGATTATCCATCTCTCCTGGAAAAATGTATTTTCGAAATACGGCGGGTACGGTTGCTACACAAAAGGTACGTATTGCAAATCCCAATGATAAAGCAGTTGAAGTAGGAGTTTCTTTAGGAGATTGGAATTATGATACCAATGGAAGTAATCACATTGCGGAAGCTAATACCTTGCGTAATTCTGCTTCTTCTTGGATTCAGGTTTTACCTAATTCTTATTTTGTAATTGAACCCAATGAGATCAAAGAGGTAGAGGTAATTTTGAATGTTCCACAGCAATTAGATGCTGGCACACCTGTACATACGGCGATGATTTTCTTTACGCAGTTAAATCCAGGGAATGCAGTAGACGAAAATGGAGCTGCAATAAAAGTAACGGTTCGCATGGGATTAAAAGTATATCATGCCAATCAGAATAATACAGAATCTGTAGAGATTACAAATTTAGAACCAAATAAAACGACAGATGGCCAGCGTGCAATTGATGTTTCGTTTCAAAATAATGGATTATTGTGGAGTGACGGAAAAATCACGGCTACAATATTTGATCAACAAACAGGAGAAAAACAAGCCTTGAATACGCTTGATTTTTATAGCTTACCTGATGACTCGAGAAAACAATCTTTTCCTTTGCCGCAAGATTTAAAACCAGGCACCTACACTTTTATAGTACAATTGACTTATGGAAAGGACAATACTGTAAAAGTAGCCGAACTTGATTTTACCCTATGA
- the ftsZ gene encoding cell division protein FtsZ: MENTDFGGIKFDMPKNQSNVIKVIGVGGGGSNAINHMFKQGIKGVDFIVCNTDSQALENSSVPNKIQLGVNLTEGLGAGANPEVGQQSALESIEEIEKMLDTNTKMVFITAGMGGGTGTGAAPVIAQLSKERDILTVGIVTIPFQFEGKVRQEQALRGVDRLRKQVDSLIVINNNKLREVYGNLGFKAGFSKADEVLSTAARGIAEVITHHYTQNIDLKDAKTVLSDSGTAIMGSGTASGDNRAKDAIIDALDSPLLNDNKISGAKNVLLLIVSGTNEITIDEIGEINDHIQTEAGHNANIIMGVGEDESLGEAISVTIIATGFNYEQQKSIVNSSEPKVIIHTLEEEQKVVRDLTQTATVSSYGFTTPDQPLRVSTPETSELAVEKEEVNYEIETRKVFTLEDDYEEGDDDDDFGGPTAPTQPVGEVDEVVFERKSVDASNLDVFFEIVTPKAEERTQEHNQQDPMASKQKDIRDIQVIDPEFVIVTPKKQEVAAPIVYHFDEELAEMEVSAAEVVGHANDAIAQSAAKKEEIIRFSLEDYMDKEEELSLAKPVVNHTEEIAEEFKFSVRSEGAPVVNKVEVEASTEDYDEMNPTEMSIEEFTLRSRAAERRRKMKDFNYKFNNSTAHYSDLEKEPAYKRLGVDLEDVNDESNKSRISFGVDGNNDPKLRSNNSFLHDNVD, from the coding sequence ATGGAGAATACAGATTTCGGAGGAATAAAGTTTGATATGCCTAAGAACCAATCAAACGTTATCAAGGTAATTGGTGTAGGTGGCGGAGGTAGTAACGCGATCAATCACATGTTTAAGCAGGGAATTAAAGGAGTTGATTTCATCGTTTGTAACACGGATTCACAAGCCTTAGAGAATAGTTCAGTTCCTAATAAAATTCAGTTAGGGGTTAACCTAACGGAAGGACTAGGTGCGGGTGCAAACCCAGAAGTTGGACAACAATCTGCTTTAGAGAGTATAGAAGAAATTGAGAAAATGCTAGATACCAATACCAAGATGGTGTTCATCACTGCGGGTATGGGTGGAGGTACAGGGACAGGTGCTGCTCCTGTAATTGCACAACTATCAAAAGAAAGAGATATATTAACGGTTGGTATCGTGACGATTCCTTTCCAATTTGAAGGGAAAGTACGTCAAGAACAAGCGTTAAGAGGAGTTGATCGATTGAGAAAACAAGTGGATTCTCTAATCGTAATCAACAACAATAAATTACGTGAAGTATATGGAAACTTAGGCTTTAAGGCTGGCTTCTCCAAAGCAGATGAGGTATTATCAACTGCTGCCCGTGGTATCGCTGAAGTTATTACGCACCATTATACGCAAAATATTGACTTGAAAGATGCGAAAACAGTATTGTCTGATAGCGGTACCGCTATTATGGGATCTGGAACTGCATCAGGAGACAATAGAGCAAAAGATGCGATTATTGATGCGTTAGATTCTCCATTGCTTAATGATAATAAAATTTCAGGTGCTAAAAACGTATTGTTATTAATCGTTTCTGGAACAAATGAAATTACAATTGATGAAATTGGTGAAATCAATGATCACATCCAAACTGAAGCAGGTCATAATGCAAATATCATTATGGGGGTTGGTGAAGATGAATCATTAGGAGAAGCAATTTCAGTTACTATTATTGCTACGGGATTTAACTACGAGCAACAAAAAAGTATCGTAAATTCATCTGAACCAAAAGTGATTATTCACACGTTAGAAGAAGAGCAAAAGGTAGTGCGTGATTTAACGCAAACAGCTACTGTATCTTCTTACGGATTTACTACACCTGATCAGCCGTTGCGCGTTTCTACTCCAGAAACAAGCGAACTTGCAGTAGAAAAAGAAGAAGTAAACTACGAGATAGAAACAAGAAAAGTTTTTACGTTAGAGGATGATTACGAAGAAGGAGATGACGATGATGATTTCGGCGGGCCAACAGCTCCTACTCAGCCGGTAGGGGAAGTAGATGAGGTTGTGTTTGAAAGAAAATCAGTAGACGCTTCTAACTTAGATGTATTCTTCGAAATTGTAACGCCAAAAGCAGAAGAAAGAACACAAGAGCACAATCAACAGGATCCGATGGCTTCAAAACAAAAAGACATCAGAGATATTCAAGTAATTGACCCTGAGTTTGTCATTGTTACGCCTAAGAAACAAGAAGTGGCTGCACCAATTGTGTACCATTTTGATGAAGAATTAGCTGAAATGGAAGTATCTGCTGCGGAAGTGGTAGGTCATGCAAATGATGCAATAGCTCAGTCTGCGGCAAAGAAAGAAGAGATCATTCGCTTTTCTTTAGAAGACTATATGGATAAAGAAGAAGAGTTATCTTTAGCTAAACCCGTAGTGAATCACACAGAGGAAATTGCAGAGGAATTTAAATTTTCTGTACGTTCAGAAGGTGCTCCAGTTGTAAATAAAGTAGAGGTAGAAGCTTCTACAGAAGATTACGACGAGATGAATCCAACAGAAATGAGTATTGAAGAATTTACATTGAGAAGCAGAGCGGCAGAGCGAAGAAGAAAAATGAAAGACTTCAATTACAAATTCAACAATTCAACAGCTCATTATTCGGATTTAGAAAAAGAGCCTGCGTATAAACGCTTAGGAGTTGATTTGGAAGATGTAAATGACGAAAGTAATAAGTCTAGAATATCATTCGGTGTAGATGGGAATAATGATCCTAAATTGAGATCAAACAATTCATTTTTACACGATAATGTAGATTAA
- a CDS encoding cell division protein FtsQ/DivIB, whose product MKKLLKKIKWSDLRILMMLGVLLFLYSFSNDRSTHRNLKGVDIIFKGEETHFVTSSDVKDIVTNKSGNIIAQDRTTVDLNTLEKGVLQNKLIKEAEVYVTIDGVLKVEVNQKKAIGRVVGEVESYYLDENGSQMPLSDNYAERVVLVEGNIKNEAQGELKRMLDVINGDEFLKQEITGISIQPDEVIYLKSRVNKFQILFGSFNEMERKLMNYKAFMQYAMNENIDIDSYKKINLKFTQQVVCSK is encoded by the coding sequence ATGAAAAAATTGTTGAAGAAAATAAAATGGTCAGATTTGCGCATTTTGATGATGCTAGGAGTCTTATTGTTTTTATATTCTTTTAGCAATGACCGAAGCACACACCGTAATTTAAAAGGAGTAGATATTATTTTTAAAGGAGAAGAAACACATTTTGTAACTTCTAGTGATGTAAAAGATATTGTAACGAATAAAAGCGGTAACATTATAGCTCAAGATCGAACAACAGTCGATTTAAATACGTTAGAAAAAGGGGTATTACAAAATAAACTGATTAAAGAAGCGGAGGTATATGTAACCATTGATGGGGTTTTAAAAGTTGAAGTCAATCAAAAAAAAGCGATTGGACGTGTGGTGGGAGAAGTAGAATCGTACTATTTGGATGAAAACGGAAGTCAAATGCCTTTATCTGATAATTATGCGGAACGCGTAGTTCTAGTTGAAGGAAACATTAAGAATGAAGCACAAGGCGAATTAAAACGCATGTTGGACGTGATTAATGGCGATGAATTTTTAAAACAAGAAATCACAGGAATTAGTATTCAACCTGATGAAGTGATTTATTTGAAAAGTCGAGTAAATAAGTTCCAAATTTTGTTTGGAAGTTTCAATGAAATGGAACGAAAACTTATGAATTACAAAGCTTTTATGCAGTATGCAATGAATGAGAATATAGATATAGATAGTTATAAAAAGATCAATCTGAAATTTACCCAACAAGTGGTGTGTTCAAAATAA
- the murG gene encoding undecaprenyldiphospho-muramoylpentapeptide beta-N-acetylglucosaminyltransferase produces MERKPKFIVSGGGTGGHIFPALAIADELKVRFPEADILFVGAEGKMEMQRVPEAGYPIEGLWISGIQRKLTLDNLMFPFKLLSSLKKSRKIVKQFQPDVVIGTGGFASGAVVKVAAGKGIPTLVQEQNSFPGITNKLLGKEVDKICVAYDGLEQFFPKHKIIKTGNPVRQGLLDVASKREEATAYFGLDQSKNTLLVLGGSLGARRINQLIEEQLPLFKEMGIQLIWQCGKFYYEEYKQYESAEVKVRAFLDRMDLAYAAADSIISRAGASSVSELALVGKAVIFIPSPNVAEDHQTKNARSIVEQDAALLIKESELADTFVTTFKDLFNNKEKQMKLGQNFRKLALPQATKDIVDQIVELMKK; encoded by the coding sequence ATGGAACGTAAACCAAAGTTTATTGTAAGTGGAGGAGGAACAGGAGGGCATATCTTTCCTGCATTGGCAATTGCCGATGAATTGAAAGTGAGATTTCCTGAAGCCGATATTCTTTTTGTAGGGGCAGAAGGAAAAATGGAAATGCAACGTGTGCCTGAAGCAGGATATCCTATCGAAGGATTGTGGATTTCTGGTATTCAACGCAAATTGACACTAGACAATTTGATGTTTCCTTTTAAGTTATTAAGTAGCTTAAAGAAATCAAGAAAGATTGTCAAGCAATTTCAACCGGATGTTGTTATTGGAACTGGAGGATTTGCTAGCGGAGCTGTGGTGAAAGTAGCTGCTGGAAAAGGAATCCCAACACTGGTACAAGAGCAAAATTCGTTTCCAGGTATTACGAATAAGCTCCTAGGTAAAGAAGTAGATAAAATATGTGTGGCGTACGATGGATTGGAACAATTCTTTCCAAAGCACAAAATAATAAAAACAGGAAATCCTGTTCGTCAAGGATTACTTGATGTAGCATCAAAAAGAGAAGAAGCTACGGCCTATTTTGGATTGGATCAATCAAAAAATACGCTGTTGGTTTTAGGAGGAAGTTTAGGTGCACGTAGAATTAATCAATTGATCGAAGAACAACTACCATTATTTAAAGAAATGGGCATACAGTTGATTTGGCAATGTGGGAAGTTCTACTATGAGGAGTATAAGCAGTATGAATCTGCAGAAGTTAAAGTTCGCGCGTTTTTGGATCGCATGGATTTAGCGTATGCAGCGGCAGATAGTATTATTTCTCGTGCAGGGGCTTCATCGGTATCAGAGCTTGCATTGGTTGGAAAAGCAGTGATTTTTATTCCATCACCTAATGTAGCAGAAGATCATCAAACCAAAAATGCGAGAAGCATCGTCGAACAAGATGCCGCACTTTTGATTAAAGAAAGCGAGTTAGCTGATACGTTTGTCACAACGTTCAAAGACTTGTTCAACAATAAAGAAAAACAAATGAAGCTGGGACAAAATTTTAGAAAATTAGCTTTGCCCCAAGCAACAAAAGATATAGTAGATCAGATTGTAGAATTAATGAAGAAGTAA
- the murC gene encoding UDP-N-acetylmuramate--L-alanine ligase, giving the protein MDMNSIKSVYFIGIGGIGMSALARYFKFIGKEVAGYDKVSTQLTQELEAAGIEIHYEDNVDLIRANYKEVASTLVVVTPAVPQEHSEWNYFKSNQFEIKKRSEVLGIITKDTYCFAVAGTHGKTTTTSILGHLLFQAGLDVTAFVGGVVENYQTNLIGSGKTITVVEADEFDRSFLRLFPNVACITSTEADHLDIFGTAEEMLVAFKDFAQRLPEANKLFVTEVVDLAGIQVGFGSDCSYQAKNIKVVNGWYVFDIVTPKETIHDVSFGLPGRHNLSNALMAFAMASDYGVDTQKLVEGLKSFRGVRRRFSYKIRREDLIYIDDYAHHPTEIKAASQAVHEMHGDKKIVAVFQPHLYSRTRDFMDEFAVALSTFDNVILLDIYPARELPIEGVTSAKLLAQLTSKEKQLVAKEELITHLKASDAEIILTIGAGDIGEMVQDIKIALEGK; this is encoded by the coding sequence ATGGATATGAATAGCATTAAGAGCGTATATTTTATAGGAATAGGAGGCATCGGTATGAGTGCTTTAGCTCGTTATTTTAAATTCATTGGAAAAGAAGTTGCAGGATACGATAAAGTATCTACGCAATTAACACAAGAATTAGAAGCAGCAGGAATTGAGATTCACTATGAAGATAATGTAGACTTAATTCGCGCAAATTATAAAGAAGTAGCATCAACGTTAGTTGTAGTTACGCCTGCAGTTCCACAAGAACATTCAGAATGGAATTATTTCAAATCAAATCAATTTGAAATCAAGAAACGTTCAGAAGTATTGGGAATTATTACCAAAGACACCTATTGTTTTGCAGTAGCTGGTACACATGGTAAAACGACGACAACAAGTATCTTAGGACACTTGTTATTTCAAGCAGGATTAGATGTTACCGCATTTGTAGGGGGAGTAGTCGAAAACTACCAAACCAATTTAATCGGAAGCGGTAAAACAATTACAGTAGTAGAGGCAGATGAGTTTGATCGTTCTTTTTTGCGTTTGTTCCCTAATGTAGCTTGTATCACTTCAACAGAAGCGGATCATTTGGATATATTTGGAACAGCAGAAGAAATGTTGGTTGCTTTTAAAGATTTTGCTCAACGTTTACCAGAAGCAAATAAATTATTTGTTACAGAAGTGGTAGACTTAGCTGGAATCCAAGTCGGATTTGGATCGGATTGTAGCTATCAAGCGAAAAATATAAAAGTAGTAAACGGATGGTATGTGTTTGATATCGTAACACCGAAGGAAACGATTCACGATGTTTCTTTTGGTTTACCAGGAAGACACAATTTATCCAATGCACTAATGGCTTTTGCAATGGCAAGTGACTATGGAGTAGATACACAAAAGTTGGTCGAAGGGTTGAAAAGCTTCCGCGGTGTACGCCGAAGATTCTCGTATAAAATTAGACGAGAAGATTTAATTTACATCGATGATTATGCCCATCATCCAACAGAAATCAAAGCTGCAAGTCAGGCCGTTCACGAAATGCACGGAGATAAGAAGATTGTAGCTGTGTTTCAACCACACTTGTACAGTAGAACAAGAGATTTTATGGATGAATTTGCAGTCGCTTTATCTACCTTTGACAATGTGATATTGTTGGATATTTACCCTGCACGCGAATTGCCAATCGAGGGAGTTACCTCAGCAAAATTGTTAGCGCAATTAACGTCAAAAGAAAAGCAATTAGTGGCTAAAGAGGAATTAATTACACATTTAAAAGCATCAGATGCTGAAATCATTCTGACGATTGGAGCAGGTGATATTGGAGAAATGGTGCAAGACATAAAAATAGCTTTAGAAGGAAAATAA